The Pseudarthrobacter sp. NS4 genome includes a window with the following:
- the paaE gene encoding 1,2-phenylacetyl-CoA epoxidase subunit PaaE: MPVVRQTAAEEAQAAGRRRPSFHTLTVKEVRRLTEDAIEVSFHVPAELAGHFDYLPGQYVALRTKLPDETGELHEVRRSYSICAEPRSFEDGSSEIRVAVKKDLGGVFSTWANSELKAGDTLDVMSPMGAFVSRHGRDGKAVEQNRMNSMNNPEELAGDVASNGEASFVAIAAGSGITPVIAIARTLLAANPESRFDLIYANKAAMDVMFLEELADLKDKYPQRLAIHHVLSREQRIAPLLSGRIDAGKLQQLLGTAIHADDVDEWFLCGPFELVQLCRDTLAERGVKPENIRFELFTSGKPDRPEGNAGRPVVVDESKETYKITFKLDGLQGEVASPTHARESILNAALRVRPDVPFACAGGVCGTCRAKLVTGSVTMDENYALEQDELDKGYVLTCQSHPTSKEVTVDFDV; encoded by the coding sequence ATGCCTGTTGTCCGCCAGACCGCCGCCGAAGAGGCGCAGGCCGCCGGCCGCCGTCGTCCGTCCTTCCACACGCTCACGGTCAAGGAGGTGCGCCGGCTCACCGAGGACGCTATCGAGGTCTCCTTCCATGTCCCGGCGGAGCTTGCCGGCCACTTCGACTACCTGCCCGGCCAGTACGTGGCCCTGCGCACCAAGCTGCCGGATGAGACCGGCGAGCTGCACGAGGTGCGCCGCAGCTACTCCATCTGCGCCGAGCCGCGCAGCTTCGAGGACGGCAGCAGCGAGATCCGGGTTGCCGTGAAGAAGGACCTGGGCGGTGTCTTTTCCACCTGGGCCAATTCGGAGCTGAAGGCGGGGGACACGCTGGACGTCATGAGCCCCATGGGCGCGTTCGTGTCAAGGCACGGCCGGGACGGCAAAGCCGTGGAGCAGAACCGGATGAACTCCATGAACAACCCGGAGGAGCTGGCGGGGGATGTGGCCTCCAACGGGGAAGCCAGCTTCGTGGCCATCGCCGCCGGGTCCGGCATCACCCCGGTGATCGCCATCGCCCGCACGCTGCTGGCCGCCAACCCGGAGTCCCGGTTCGACCTGATCTACGCCAACAAGGCCGCCATGGACGTGATGTTCCTGGAGGAGCTGGCGGACCTGAAGGACAAGTACCCGCAGCGGCTGGCCATCCACCACGTGCTGTCCCGCGAGCAGCGGATCGCGCCGCTGCTGAGCGGCAGGATCGACGCCGGGAAGCTCCAGCAGCTGCTGGGCACTGCCATCCACGCGGATGACGTGGACGAGTGGTTCCTGTGCGGGCCGTTCGAGCTGGTGCAGCTGTGCCGGGACACCCTTGCCGAGCGCGGCGTGAAGCCGGAGAACATCCGGTTCGAGCTGTTCACGAGCGGCAAGCCGGACCGGCCGGAGGGGAACGCCGGCCGTCCCGTGGTGGTGGACGAGTCCAAGGAGACGTACAAGATCACGTTCAAGCTGGACGGCCTGCAGGGCGAGGTGGCCAGCCCCACGCACGCCCGCGAGTCCATCCTCAACGCCGCGCTGCGGGTCCGCCCGGACGTGCCGTTCGCGTGCGCCGGGGGAGTGTGCGGCACCTGCCGGGCCAAGCTGGTCACCGGCAGCGTGACCATGGACGAAAACTACGCGCTGGAGCAGGATGAGCTGGACAAGGGCTACGTGCTGACCTGCCAGTCGCACCCCACCAGCAAGGAAGTCACCGTCGACTTCGACGTCTAA
- the paaA gene encoding 1,2-phenylacetyl-CoA epoxidase subunit PaaA: MAAQNLQSVPAEPTPRKQVGQEELEAEAQANFDRVMAEDSRIEPKDWMPAAYRKTLLRQISQHAHSEIIGMQPEANWISRAPSLKRKAILMAKVQDEAGHGLYLYSAAETLGQSRDKMMADLIAGKARYSSIFNYPALTWADMGAIGWLVDGAAICNQVPLCRASYGPYGRAMVRICKEESFHQRQGFEILLELANGTPAQKQMAQDAVNRWYAPALMMFGPPDDDSPNSKQSMAWNIKRFSNDELRSRFVGMMVEQVRVLGLTLPDDQIRFNEDTKKWEHGPLDWHEFQEVLAGRGPCNAQRLERRREAHDDGAWVREAASAYADKQRAKQSKKTKEYAA; the protein is encoded by the coding sequence ATGGCAGCGCAGAACCTGCAGTCAGTGCCCGCCGAGCCAACCCCCCGTAAGCAAGTCGGGCAGGAGGAACTGGAGGCGGAAGCCCAGGCCAACTTCGACCGCGTCATGGCCGAGGACTCACGCATCGAGCCCAAGGACTGGATGCCGGCGGCCTACCGCAAGACCCTGCTGCGCCAGATCTCCCAGCATGCCCACTCCGAGATCATCGGCATGCAGCCCGAAGCCAACTGGATCTCCCGCGCCCCCAGCCTCAAGCGCAAGGCCATCCTCATGGCCAAGGTCCAGGACGAGGCCGGCCACGGGCTGTACCTCTACTCGGCCGCCGAGACGCTGGGCCAGAGCCGCGACAAGATGATGGCGGACCTCATCGCCGGCAAGGCCCGCTACTCAAGCATCTTCAACTACCCTGCGCTGACCTGGGCGGACATGGGCGCCATCGGCTGGCTGGTGGACGGCGCAGCCATCTGCAACCAGGTCCCGCTCTGCCGCGCCTCCTACGGCCCCTACGGCCGCGCCATGGTGCGCATCTGCAAGGAGGAGTCCTTCCACCAGCGCCAGGGCTTCGAGATCCTCCTGGAACTCGCCAACGGCACCCCCGCGCAGAAGCAGATGGCCCAGGACGCCGTGAACCGCTGGTATGCCCCGGCCCTGATGATGTTCGGCCCGCCGGACGACGATTCGCCCAACTCCAAGCAGTCCATGGCCTGGAACATCAAGCGCTTCAGCAACGACGAACTCCGCAGCCGCTTCGTGGGCATGATGGTGGAGCAGGTCAGGGTCCTGGGCCTCACGCTCCCGGATGACCAGATCCGCTTCAACGAGGACACGAAGAAGTGGGAGCACGGCCCGCTGGACTGGCACGAGTTCCAGGAAGTCCTGGCCGGCCGCGGCCCCTGCAACGCCCAGCGCCTGGAGCGCCGGAGGGAAGCGCACGACGACGGCGCCTGGGTCCGTGAGGCAGCGTCCGCGTATGCGGACAAGCAGCGGGCAAAACAGTCAAAGAAGACGAAGGAATACGCAGCATGA
- a CDS encoding ABC transporter ATP-binding protein has protein sequence MRLKNLAVTHGQTTLVEADSLHFTPGRPVTIVGESGSGKSLLAHAIMGTLPANLTAQGSLSMDGQDYDLSEPGNRRKLWGPVMSLLPQEPMLALDPTMRTREQVAEAAATFRTDRKNARSTAGSLLAALGLAHAAGAFPHTLSGGMAQRVAFAAATIGGAQVLIADEPSKGLDERARTELAALLKRHVTDDGILLTITHDLELARELGGDVLVMKNANIIEQGPAGQVLTEPDHPYTRRLLAAEPSNWRHPWATAPAAAPESTAPALIQGEGLAKAFGNQQLFSGLDVAIHPRERLALSGPSGSGKTTLGNVLLRLLPPDAGRVQHSEALQGGRLQKLYQDPALAFPSRVALSDSFGDLIRRHRLDPERLEELMASLRLAPMLLTRTPGQVSGGELQRLAIIRSMLLEPALVFADEPTSRLDLITQEETMACLMEQVERQGCALVLVTHDSSLAGAVTHRSIPLGTTEESVERTKAFA, from the coding sequence ATGCGCCTGAAGAACCTTGCAGTAACCCACGGCCAGACAACCCTGGTTGAGGCCGACAGCCTGCACTTCACGCCCGGGCGTCCCGTGACCATCGTTGGCGAAAGCGGTTCGGGCAAGTCACTGCTCGCCCACGCGATCATGGGGACCCTCCCGGCAAACCTCACGGCGCAGGGAAGCCTCAGCATGGACGGGCAGGACTACGACCTGTCCGAGCCCGGCAACAGGCGCAAGCTCTGGGGCCCGGTCATGTCCCTGCTGCCGCAGGAACCCATGCTGGCCCTGGACCCGACAATGCGGACCAGGGAACAGGTGGCCGAAGCGGCGGCCACCTTCAGGACCGACAGGAAAAACGCCAGGAGTACCGCCGGGAGCCTGTTGGCGGCCCTGGGCCTGGCCCACGCGGCCGGCGCGTTCCCGCATACCCTCTCCGGCGGCATGGCCCAGCGGGTGGCTTTCGCCGCCGCCACCATCGGCGGAGCACAGGTCCTGATAGCGGACGAGCCCTCCAAAGGCCTGGACGAGCGTGCCCGGACGGAGTTGGCGGCACTGCTGAAACGGCATGTCACTGACGATGGCATCCTCCTGACCATCACCCACGACCTGGAACTGGCCCGTGAACTGGGCGGCGACGTCCTGGTGATGAAAAACGCCAACATCATCGAACAGGGGCCCGCCGGGCAAGTCCTCACCGAACCTGACCACCCCTACACCCGCCGCTTGCTCGCCGCGGAACCCTCGAACTGGCGCCACCCCTGGGCAACAGCACCAGCAGCGGCACCGGAGTCAACGGCTCCCGCCCTTATCCAAGGTGAAGGGCTCGCGAAGGCGTTCGGGAACCAACAGCTCTTCTCCGGCCTCGACGTGGCCATCCACCCCCGGGAACGGCTGGCACTGAGCGGGCCGAGCGGCAGCGGCAAAACTACCCTGGGAAACGTCCTGCTGCGCCTGCTGCCCCCCGATGCCGGGAGAGTCCAGCACTCCGAGGCACTCCAGGGAGGACGGCTGCAAAAGCTCTACCAGGACCCCGCCCTGGCCTTTCCATCCCGCGTGGCACTGAGCGATTCCTTCGGCGACCTCATCCGGCGCCACCGGCTGGACCCGGAACGCCTGGAAGAGCTCATGGCCTCGCTACGCCTCGCGCCGATGCTGTTGACCCGCACACCCGGGCAGGTCTCCGGCGGGGAACTGCAGCGCCTGGCGATCATCCGGTCGATGCTCCTGGAACCGGCCCTGGTCTTCGCCGACGAACCCACCTCGCGCCTTGACCTCATCACCCAGGAGGAAACCATGGCCTGCCTCATGGAACAGGTGGAACGCCAGGGCTGCGCCCTGGTACTCGTCACCCACGACAGCAGCCTGGCCGGCGCCGTGACCCACCGCAGCATCCCACTGGGAACAACAGAAGAGTCCGTGGAAAGGACCAAAGCCTTCGCCTAG
- the paaC gene encoding 1,2-phenylacetyl-CoA epoxidase subunit PaaC produces MSTPPTNTNAPETTGHGDISNGVAGGDSNASATRITPGNALRPEDIALEVRTGITRPSEDVAEYALRLGDDALILAQRLGHWISRAPELEEDVALGNIALDQLGHARSFLSYAGGAWDKSEDDLAYFRREHEFRSAELFEQPNGDFAVTIARQFIVSYYQFELYRRLTGSTDATLAAIAAKAVKEVDYHRDHSAQWILRLAGGTEESRTRMIHGLRLMWPYVNELFQDDDLTRRLAGAGAAVAPSSLREDFDRLTGEVLAEAELDVPDVPAAPGGGRYGRHSEHLGYILAEMQVLAREYPGASW; encoded by the coding sequence GTGAGCACACCCCCAACGAACACCAATGCACCAGAGACAACTGGCCACGGCGACATTTCCAACGGTGTGGCCGGCGGCGACTCCAACGCCAGTGCCACCCGCATCACCCCGGGCAACGCCCTCCGCCCGGAGGACATCGCCCTCGAGGTCCGCACCGGAATCACCAGGCCGAGCGAGGACGTGGCCGAGTATGCCCTGCGCCTGGGCGACGATGCCCTGATCCTCGCCCAGCGCCTGGGCCACTGGATCTCCCGCGCCCCCGAGCTGGAAGAGGACGTGGCGCTGGGCAACATCGCCCTGGACCAGCTGGGCCACGCCCGGAGCTTCCTCAGCTACGCCGGCGGCGCCTGGGATAAATCCGAGGATGACCTGGCCTACTTCCGCCGCGAGCATGAGTTCCGCTCCGCCGAGCTGTTCGAGCAGCCCAACGGCGACTTCGCGGTGACCATCGCGCGGCAGTTCATCGTGAGCTACTACCAGTTCGAGCTGTACCGCCGCCTCACCGGATCCACGGACGCCACGCTGGCAGCCATTGCCGCCAAGGCCGTGAAGGAAGTGGACTACCACCGGGATCACAGCGCCCAGTGGATCCTGCGCCTGGCCGGCGGCACGGAGGAGTCCCGCACCAGGATGATCCACGGCCTGCGCCTGATGTGGCCGTACGTCAACGAACTGTTCCAGGACGATGACCTGACGCGCCGCCTCGCCGGGGCGGGCGCCGCCGTCGCGCCTTCCAGCCTGCGGGAGGACTTCGACCGGCTCACCGGCGAGGTCCTGGCCGAAGCGGAACTGGACGTGCCGGACGTTCCGGCAGCCCCCGGCGGCGGCCGGTACGGCAGGCACTCGGAGCACCTGGGCTACATCCTCGCGGAGATGCAGGTCCTCGCCCGCGAGTACCCCGGAGCAAGCTGGTGA
- a CDS encoding enoyl-CoA hydratase/isomerase family protein, whose product MISLSISNGVAEVVLNAPHKLNSLDEQALADLAQAYDDAAAAASRGEVRALLLRGEGRAFCAGRDIQNVTPESDDAAAYLGGLVEPLLKKMAAFPAPSFAAAHGACLGVGLGLLLATDVVYVAENAKFGSPFAKLGATLDSGGHWYFTERLGMHRTLDLIYTAELMSGAEAVAQGLFSRAMPADELLDRTRGIVERVAAGATGAFTASKELVAHIRDQRLGLWEAMQEENAEQARLCKTDDYAEGFRAFQEKREPAFKG is encoded by the coding sequence ATGATTTCCCTCTCCATCAGCAACGGTGTTGCCGAGGTGGTCCTGAACGCCCCGCACAAGCTGAACTCGCTGGACGAGCAGGCGCTGGCGGATTTAGCACAGGCGTACGACGACGCTGCTGCCGCCGCCTCACGCGGTGAGGTGCGGGCGCTGCTGCTGAGGGGAGAGGGCCGCGCCTTCTGCGCGGGCCGGGACATCCAGAACGTAACGCCGGAGAGCGACGACGCCGCCGCGTACCTGGGCGGGCTGGTGGAGCCGCTGCTGAAGAAGATGGCGGCGTTCCCGGCACCCTCCTTCGCCGCAGCACACGGTGCCTGCCTGGGCGTGGGGCTGGGCCTGCTGCTGGCCACGGATGTGGTGTACGTGGCGGAGAACGCGAAGTTCGGGTCCCCGTTCGCGAAGCTGGGGGCAACGCTGGACTCCGGCGGGCACTGGTACTTCACCGAGCGGCTGGGCATGCACCGCACCCTGGACCTGATCTACACGGCCGAGCTGATGAGCGGCGCCGAAGCGGTGGCACAGGGGCTGTTCAGCCGGGCCATGCCTGCGGACGAACTCCTGGACAGGACGCGGGGGATCGTGGAACGGGTTGCCGCAGGCGCCACCGGCGCCTTCACCGCCAGCAAGGAGCTGGTGGCGCACATCCGCGACCAGCGCCTGGGCCTGTGGGAGGCCATGCAGGAGGAGAACGCCGAACAGGCAAGACTCTGCAAGACCGACGATTACGCCGAGGGTTTCCGGGCTTTCCAGGAGAAACGGGAGCCTGCGTTCAAGGGATAA
- the paaD gene encoding 1,2-phenylacetyl-CoA epoxidase subunit PaaD, protein MYISDFETRTRTPRQTAWDIAATVCDPEIPVLTIEDLGILRNVQVGKGGTVTVTITPTYSGCPAMDAIRDDLKAAFAKEGYQDVHVDLVLAPAWTTDWMTEAGKAKLQEYGIAPPTGKAGAARHAGPVRLSLAVKCPQCSSLNTKELTRFGSTSCKALYVCQDCKEPFDYFKVL, encoded by the coding sequence ATGTACATCTCGGACTTCGAAACCCGGACCCGGACGCCGCGGCAGACGGCGTGGGACATCGCCGCCACCGTCTGCGACCCCGAAATCCCCGTCCTCACCATCGAGGACCTCGGCATCCTCCGGAACGTGCAGGTGGGGAAGGGCGGAACAGTGACAGTCACCATCACGCCCACGTACTCGGGCTGCCCGGCCATGGACGCCATCCGCGACGACCTCAAGGCCGCGTTCGCCAAGGAGGGCTACCAGGACGTCCACGTGGACCTGGTGCTCGCCCCGGCCTGGACCACGGACTGGATGACCGAAGCCGGAAAGGCGAAGCTGCAGGAGTACGGCATCGCGCCGCCGACGGGCAAAGCAGGAGCCGCCCGCCACGCAGGCCCCGTCCGGCTGAGCCTGGCCGTGAAATGCCCCCAGTGCAGCAGCCTGAACACCAAGGAACTCACCCGGTTCGGTTCCACGTCCTGCAAGGCGCTGTATGTGTGCCAGGACTGCAAGGAACCGTTCGACTACTTCAAGGTCCTGTAA
- a CDS encoding FHA domain-containing protein codes for MSRVHAALAVHPDGRVSVQDLGSSSGTAVNGRLASGRVLLRSGDVVSFGGARFQYRKRGSHGCPARSGGTASTAARSAHTGSIRGREPARGKASLVVSSRHYRGTSRT; via the coding sequence GTGAGCAGGGTGCACGCGGCACTGGCAGTGCACCCTGACGGACGTGTGTCCGTTCAGGATCTTGGCTCCAGCTCCGGAACGGCCGTCAACGGACGTCTCGCATCTGGGCGGGTTCTCCTCCGGTCAGGTGATGTTGTCTCCTTCGGCGGAGCACGATTCCAGTATCGAAAACGTGGAAGCCACGGCTGCCCTGCCCGTTCAGGGGGAACCGCGTCCACGGCCGCGCGAAGTGCGCATACAGGGTCAATACGAGGTAGAGAACCAGCACGCGGGAAGGCCTCCCTAGTAGTCAGCTCGCGGCACTATCGGGGCACATCAAGGACATAA
- a CDS encoding FG-GAP-like repeat-containing protein, with product MNTLSSEGQGELPRSEPELIVVLEPGNARRLAEAVPEAAAEEGPGPVPESGLSALAGPLSDVLGSHHAALIPLFPQAFAESGRTPSDPAEETPEGIDEGSPAVPGTQSNEELQTFFRVEAPAEELETIAQELRGSDGVAGAYVRPPILLPTIQATAAPLNTMVPRPEEPAPTTPDFTPRQGYLDPPPAGVDARFAWTIAGGRGAGLRIVDCEHGWLLDHEDLIVNNGGVVSGTNNASNDHGTAVFGILGGDRNAKGVTGIAADAWLAASSWTAQAAATAITEAANRLRPGDFLLLEGQLGGPNHTNSNSDVGLIALEWWPDLFAAIRAASNRGIIVIEAAGNGFQNLDDAVYNTPRSGFPSTWRNPFNTANPQSGAVMVGAGAPPAGFNGSSWGPDRSRLDYSNYGSRVDAQGWGREVVTTGYGDLQGGDPQRRYTAGFAGTSSASPIVLGALAAVQGIATGRGPLRLTPARARSLLRMLGSPQQAAPSRPVTQRIGHRPDAKHLLTGMKRLSIRAGDFDGDRRGEVLVTSPWGIGILKQQGNTLSNPVIAPNGTRFGGWLLNTADNLIGPVADFDGDGRAEILVTSPWGIGILEQAGNTLGNPVIAPNGTRFGGWLLNTGDNHIAAVADFDGDGRAEILVTSPWGIGILKQQGNTFSNPVIAPNGTRFGGWLLNTGDNHIAAVADFDGDGRAEILVTSPWGIGILKQQGNTFSNPVIAPNGTRFGGWLLNTADNKFGPAADFDGDRQAEILVTSPWGIGILEQQGNTLANPVIKPNGTRFGGWLLNTADNEFGPVADLDGDGRAEILVTSPWGIGILEQQGNTLGNPVIQPNGTRFGGWLLNTADNRPGALSDFDGDGRAEILVTSPWGIGILEQAGSTLGNPVIKPNGTRFGGWLLNTADNEFGV from the coding sequence GTGAACACACTTAGCAGCGAAGGCCAGGGGGAACTTCCTCGTTCCGAGCCGGAGCTCATCGTCGTGCTTGAGCCGGGGAACGCGCGCCGGCTTGCCGAAGCTGTCCCAGAAGCTGCCGCAGAAGAGGGACCAGGGCCGGTGCCTGAATCCGGGCTCTCCGCCCTGGCAGGGCCGCTGTCGGATGTATTGGGTTCACATCATGCTGCGCTAATCCCCCTCTTCCCGCAGGCTTTCGCTGAAAGCGGCCGGACGCCGTCGGACCCGGCAGAGGAAACCCCGGAGGGCATCGACGAGGGCAGCCCGGCAGTGCCGGGGACGCAAAGCAACGAGGAATTGCAGACTTTCTTCCGCGTCGAAGCCCCGGCCGAGGAGCTGGAGACCATCGCGCAGGAACTCCGGGGCAGTGACGGGGTGGCAGGGGCGTACGTGCGGCCGCCCATCCTGCTGCCGACAATCCAGGCTACGGCTGCTCCACTGAACACGATGGTTCCCAGGCCTGAGGAGCCGGCGCCCACCACCCCGGACTTCACTCCGCGCCAGGGCTACCTGGATCCCCCGCCGGCCGGGGTGGACGCACGGTTTGCCTGGACCATCGCAGGCGGCCGGGGTGCCGGGCTGCGGATTGTGGACTGCGAGCACGGCTGGCTGCTGGACCACGAGGACCTGATCGTCAACAACGGGGGCGTTGTCAGCGGGACCAACAACGCCTCCAATGACCATGGCACCGCCGTTTTTGGCATCCTCGGGGGAGACCGGAATGCCAAGGGAGTCACTGGTATTGCGGCCGACGCCTGGCTGGCGGCGTCGTCCTGGACTGCCCAGGCGGCGGCCACCGCCATCACCGAAGCCGCAAACAGGCTGAGGCCGGGAGATTTCCTGCTCCTTGAAGGCCAACTGGGTGGACCCAACCACACCAATTCGAATTCGGATGTGGGCCTGATCGCCCTGGAATGGTGGCCGGACCTGTTTGCCGCCATCCGCGCAGCCAGCAACCGCGGCATCATCGTCATTGAGGCCGCCGGCAACGGGTTCCAGAACCTTGATGATGCTGTCTACAACACCCCGCGGAGCGGGTTCCCGTCCACCTGGCGCAACCCGTTCAACACGGCAAACCCGCAGTCCGGGGCTGTCATGGTGGGGGCGGGCGCACCACCGGCCGGTTTCAACGGCAGTTCCTGGGGCCCGGACCGGTCGCGCCTGGATTATTCCAATTACGGGAGCCGGGTGGACGCGCAGGGCTGGGGCCGGGAAGTCGTAACCACCGGCTATGGGGACCTGCAGGGCGGCGATCCGCAGCGCCGGTACACCGCCGGATTTGCCGGAACCTCCAGCGCGTCCCCCATTGTGCTTGGCGCCCTGGCGGCTGTGCAGGGCATCGCCACCGGGCGGGGACCGCTGCGCCTGACGCCAGCCCGGGCCCGGTCACTGCTGAGGATGCTCGGATCGCCCCAACAGGCAGCTCCCTCGCGTCCCGTCACCCAGCGCATCGGCCACCGGCCTGACGCCAAACACCTTCTGACGGGGATGAAACGGCTGAGTATCCGGGCAGGGGACTTTGACGGGGATCGCCGCGGGGAGGTTCTGGTGACCAGCCCGTGGGGCATCGGCATACTGAAGCAACAGGGCAACACCCTCAGCAACCCGGTGATCGCCCCGAATGGGACCCGCTTTGGCGGCTGGCTGCTGAACACTGCGGACAACCTCATCGGGCCGGTGGCGGATTTCGACGGCGACGGGCGGGCGGAGATCCTGGTGACCAGCCCGTGGGGCATCGGCATCCTCGAACAGGCAGGGAACACCTTGGGCAATCCGGTGATCGCCCCGAACGGGACCCGTTTTGGCGGGTGGCTGCTGAACACCGGAGACAATCACATCGCTGCGGTGGCGGATTTCGACGGCGATGGGCGGGCGGAGATCCTGGTGACCAGCCCGTGGGGGATCGGCATCCTGAAGCAACAGGGCAACACCTTCAGCAATCCGGTGATCGCGCCCAACGGCACCCGCTTTGGCGGGTGGCTGCTCAACACCGGAGACAATCACATCGCTGCGGTGGCGGATTTCGACGGCGATGGGCGGGCGGAGATCCTGGTGACCAGCCCGTGGGGGATCGGCATCCTGAAGCAACAGGGCAACACCTTCAGCAATCCGGTGATCGCGCCCAACGGCACCCGCTTTGGCGGATGGCTGCTCAACACCGCTGACAACAAGTTCGGTCCCGCGGCCGACTTCGATGGCGACAGGCAGGCGGAGATCCTGGTGACCAGCCCCTGGGGCATCGGCATCCTCGAGCAACAGGGCAACACCCTGGCCAACCCGGTGATCAAGCCCAACGGCACCCGCTTCGGCGGGTGGCTGCTGAACACGGCAGATAACGAGTTCGGCCCGGTGGCCGACCTTGACGGGGACGGGCGGGCGGAGATCCTGGTGACCAGTCCGTGGGGCATCGGCATCCTCGAGCAACAGGGCAACACCCTGGGCAATCCGGTGATTCAGCCGAACGGCACGCGCTTTGGCGGGTGGCTGCTCAACACCGCTGACAACCGCCCCGGTGCGCTTTCCGATTTCGACGGGGACGGGCGGGCGGAGATCCTGGTGACCAGCCCCTGGGGCATCGGCATCCTGGAGCAGGCCGGAAGCACGCTGGGTAACCCGGTCATCAAGCCGAACGGCACACGCTTTGGCGGATGGTTGCTCAACACCGCGGACAACGAGTTCGGCGTCTAA
- the paaB gene encoding 1,2-phenylacetyl-CoA epoxidase subunit PaaB, with protein sequence MSPHGNPEVPASSASEVIRGAQHVPAGAPTPEAAANEAKAAATTQVTDNQPAADHTDRGAWGLWEVFVRSSRGLSHVHAGSLHAPDAAMALRNARDLYTRRNEGVSIWVVPAEAIAASDPDSKGSFFESPQGKDYRHATYYTKSEGVKHL encoded by the coding sequence ATGAGTCCCCACGGCAACCCGGAAGTTCCCGCAAGTTCGGCCAGTGAAGTGATCCGCGGCGCGCAGCATGTGCCGGCCGGCGCCCCCACCCCGGAGGCAGCCGCCAACGAGGCCAAGGCCGCCGCAACAACCCAGGTCACGGACAACCAGCCCGCGGCTGACCACACAGACCGCGGCGCCTGGGGCCTGTGGGAGGTCTTTGTCCGGTCCAGCCGCGGCCTCAGCCATGTCCACGCCGGCTCCCTGCACGCACCGGATGCCGCCATGGCCCTGCGCAACGCCCGCGACCTCTACACCCGCCGCAACGAGGGCGTCTCCATCTGGGTTGTCCCGGCCGAGGCCATCGCCGCCAGCGACCCGGATTCCAAGGGATCCTTCTTCGAGTCGCCGCAGGGCAAGGACTACCGGCACGCCACGTACTACACCAAGAGCGAAGGGGTGAAGCACCTGTGA
- a CDS encoding ABC transporter permease, whose amino-acid sequence MTPSTLSKRPQPASAVTSAPVRDRTGWLAAASGAQRAAAVLLAALVLFALAGPLLWPGHAVQDLSRFLEAPSLAEPLGRDHLGRSVIARLAHATRLSLLMALLCVGTALLLGTLAGITAAWRGGWADTVLHGLSEAFIALPALLVVLIFSALANGELWSLYIGLALAQWVEYFRMIRSRSGLVLAGPAVEAAGLLQLGPVHIVRRHLWPELRPLLTTMATFGVGSSILALSTLGFVGVGVRPPTPELGQMITEAFPYYHEAPWMSLAPVLVLITILTGLLGLRNKESRP is encoded by the coding sequence ATGACTCCCTCCACCCTCAGCAAGCGGCCGCAGCCGGCCAGTGCAGTTACCTCCGCACCGGTCCGGGACCGGACCGGCTGGCTTGCCGCTGCCTCCGGGGCCCAGCGTGCAGCGGCCGTGCTGCTGGCCGCGCTGGTGCTCTTTGCCCTGGCCGGCCCGTTGCTCTGGCCGGGCCACGCAGTCCAGGACCTGTCCCGGTTCCTGGAAGCCCCCAGCCTGGCCGAGCCACTGGGCCGGGACCACCTGGGCCGCAGCGTCATCGCGCGGCTCGCCCACGCCACCCGCCTGTCCTTGCTGATGGCCCTGCTGTGCGTCGGGACGGCGCTGCTGCTCGGAACACTGGCCGGCATCACAGCCGCCTGGCGGGGAGGATGGGCAGACACCGTCCTGCACGGACTCTCCGAAGCGTTCATCGCGCTTCCGGCGCTCCTGGTGGTCCTGATCTTCTCGGCCCTGGCCAACGGTGAGCTGTGGTCGCTGTACATCGGGCTGGCCCTGGCCCAGTGGGTGGAGTACTTCCGGATGATCCGGTCCCGCAGCGGCCTGGTGCTGGCCGGTCCGGCCGTTGAGGCAGCCGGCCTGCTCCAACTCGGACCCGTGCACATCGTGCGCCGGCACCTCTGGCCCGAGCTGCGGCCCCTGCTGACCACCATGGCAACCTTCGGCGTCGGATCCTCGATCCTGGCCCTGTCCACCCTCGGTTTCGTGGGCGTCGGAGTCCGGCCGCCCACACCGGAACTGGGGCAGATGATCACCGAAGCCTTCCCCTACTACCATGAGGCGCCCTGGATGTCCCTGGCACCTGTCCTGGTTCTCATCACCATCCTCACTGGGCTCCTGGGCCTGCGAAACAAGGAGTCCCGCCCGTGA